The following coding sequences lie in one Bacteroidetes bacterium SB0662_bin_6 genomic window:
- a CDS encoding ferritin: protein MQKTKPSSISQTMQDAINDQIQAELESAYLYLALAARMEQLNLKGFAHWLRLQWQEETQHALKFYDYLLQRDGVVRLKALPTPAYEAETPLEIFELVLEHEQYITRRINDLYALSNKERDYASQTLLQWFVDEQIEEEESARDIIDDLRLVGDSGASLFLLDRELAQRQAEEEEE from the coding sequence ATGCAAAAAACGAAACCGTCTTCGATCAGCCAAACCATGCAGGACGCCATCAACGATCAGATCCAGGCTGAATTGGAATCCGCCTATCTGTACCTGGCCCTGGCGGCGCGCATGGAGCAACTCAACCTTAAGGGCTTTGCGCACTGGCTGCGTTTACAGTGGCAGGAAGAAACACAGCACGCCCTCAAGTTCTACGATTACCTCCTCCAACGCGATGGAGTCGTGCGGTTGAAAGCACTGCCGACGCCGGCGTACGAAGCCGAGACGCCCCTCGAAATCTTCGAACTCGTCCTGGAGCACGAACAGTACATCACCCGGCGCATCAACGACCTCTACGCGCTCTCAAACAAAGAACGCGATTATGCCTCGCAGACGCTGCTGCAATGGTTCGTCGACGAGCAAATAGAAGAGGAAGAATCCGCCCGCGATATCATCGATGACCTGCGCCTCGTCGGCGATTCCGGCGCCAGCCTCTTCCTGCTCGACCGGGAGCTCGCCCAACGCCAGGCTGAAGAAGAGGAAGAGTAG
- a CDS encoding ferrous iron transport protein A, with product MTLKELEPGECGIVTGFTGPVPPDRLLEMGLLSGTRVEVIRYAPLGDPIDLKVRGYHLSIRKHEAAMIRVERA from the coding sequence ATGACACTGAAAGAACTCGAGCCCGGCGAGTGTGGTATTGTGACCGGCTTCACAGGCCCTGTCCCGCCCGATCGTCTGTTGGAAATGGGCCTGTTGTCCGGTACGCGTGTCGAAGTCATACGGTATGCCCCGCTGGGCGATCCCATAGACCTGAAAGTGCGCGGATATCACCTCTCGATCCGCAAGCATGAAGCTGCGATGATCCGTGTTGAGCGGGCGTGA
- a CDS encoding ferrous iron transport protein A codes for MAPLTSFGNGSDIELAFLGLEPATAQRVRELGLREGAHVAILQNTDKLIVRVSGCRIGLRRELAMRIFGSPAAAL; via the coding sequence ATGGCGCCCCTGACCAGCTTCGGCAACGGCAGCGATATCGAACTGGCCTTTTTAGGCCTTGAGCCGGCCACTGCACAGCGTGTGCGCGAACTCGGCCTGCGCGAAGGCGCGCATGTCGCTATCCTGCAAAACACCGACAAGTTGATTGTTCGTGTGTCCGGCTGCCGCATCGGCCTTCGGCGCGAACTGGCCATGCGCATCTTCGGAAGCCCGGCCGCCGCGTTATGA